In Cololabis saira isolate AMF1-May2022 chromosome 1, fColSai1.1, whole genome shotgun sequence, the following proteins share a genomic window:
- the pdcd11 gene encoding protein RRP5 homolog isoform X2, translated as MASIEEDFPRGGAARKPTESKIVVEKTQVDNLFQSNEQTEPKKRKEFTKDDSKKLKKQKTDGDKRGELTLNAAAKCVEILHIKNVKEGMLMLGCVKEVTDFEVTVGLPCGLRGFLSIKNICASYTKLLTEQLDSDDTNELCSLPHLFHPGMVLRCIVAKLDTTKGGSLSIQLSVNPKLVNKSLTSSSLKAGMVLSGCVESVEDHGCIIDIGVSGTKAFLPQKAIKAKQIQPKELKVGQYKTFQVEEVRNNGRMVQLSVNHPSVAQACAELSQGWNLTNLLPGLLVNATVKKVTKHGLLLSFLSSFSGQVDFLHMEPEQGSRYTEGLQVQACVLYVEPSTRLVGMSLRGYLLQPETGIDFSPAGGDRIGEVVKDCKMMAMHHVSGALLELPDKTPVFVHRNHLKELNKPANENKVFARPEHICRILDWSPMEQIHFATLRKSVIEKPFYRYHDLQAGQVVEGTVSVLLSHGMVVHLSNHIKGLVPRTHLADIVLKNPEKKYVEGMKVKCRVLSVDAQSNSMYLSRKKALVESSLPLFLSFTDARPGRVSHGYIVCIKGFGCIVRFYNDVKGLVPLSELSSEPVVNPEEVFYVGQVLKAKVLQCDPVKEKLLLSFKAAAEGDTEEDPKTQFDCEVGKRLEAKLVKKSVNALEVAILPDEVHAVLPIMHLSDQASNCHLLCESLQEGDIISNLVCFNRSKKNITLTKKPTVRWSLEDGVIAKDFSEITVGMQLVGWIKNIMPYGVFVEFPCGLTGLAPKSAMADRFITDTTTAFQLGQTVIAKVTNLHEEKQRFLVTLKVSELISPERDAQTRLINGLQERKAVNEMLAGRDNNELRQDLAALNVGQKLKLTVASVKDSGATFKSDDLIGATFVATKQHIAGVNLTAGQKAAVLILHVDVLSACVHVSVSPKLVGKKKSVTEGLKYTAMVQYIDNEFAIVSLGDTSQLTVIQTSSHLNDAILPEADRLKVGTTLEVEVLEPSHDELRGLPLVSWERSAPRRQRTTSENQTGSKGHRFGEILKGTVRTIKPACIQVKLEDGSTGSVHVSEVVEAADVRLGSFPTSSVKVGSVVTGRVIGGREVSSHRFLPFSHPRFTYTIPELTLIPSKLDKSVDLKSVGAEEKLSSYMVGEEVTCFVSKFKSDRKCLELTFDPCVTGTVDLLAMITDPKDASHPEKLYKLGQAVRAKVVEVRAKPHRFVLSLTGVHQLEKGSTTLGIVINILPQTGLLVKLPFGGMGTVSVTDLADAYRPNPLEIYSKDQLIRCYLLDERNGKWQLSLRPSRLNPEQAKPVKDAEVVSLDKLEVGQIIRGFVKSVGEQGIFIRLARNITGRSQLQQSTRFFVSNQKVLSEHLPPNTLLTTKILSIDKKEEFVDLSLLPEDTGKPDILPESLGLPLRLMGEEKKKHDMKMSRKRLLSGSEQKLPESQAVNKKRKKEKKKARTDGNDSGVEVYFREEEDEETGEKADPGKVIPSSSGVSRLQVPAGFSWDVGLSSLKPTATQDEDSSDAEEQEAGAKHQKKSRYELEQEKKAAEKALVQREAELMDPSLRPQDAAAFERLLLSSPNSSLLWLQFMAHHLQATQIEQARAVAERALKTISFREEQEKLNVWVALLNLENMYGTAESLKKVFERAVMFCEPMPVHQQLANIYASSNKIKEAEGLYKTMLKRFRQHKAVWVSYGTFLLQQGQSDAASVLLQRALKSLPAKESVDVIAKFAQLEFRYGDAERGRSMFDKVLTSYPKRTDLWSVFIDLMVKYGSQTDVRALFDRVIHLSVSVKKIKFFFKRYLEYEKKHGTPQSIQTVKEKAMEFVEAKGTEVSK; from the exons ATGGCATCAATTGAGGAGGACTTTCCTCGAGGAGGAGCAGCAAGGAAGCCCACTGAGAGTAAAATAGTGgtggagaaaacacaagtggacaacctgtttcag TCGAATGAACAAACTGAAccgaagaaaagaaaggaattcACCAAAGATGACAGCAAAAAACTCAAGAAGCAAAAGACGGATGGCGATAAAAGAGGCGAGCTGACTCTCAACGCAGCAGCTAAATGTGTGGAAATTCTGCACATCAAG AATGTAAAAGAGGGCATGCTGATGCTGGGCTGTGTGAAGGAGGTGACAGACTTTGAGGTGACGGTCGGCCTGCCTTGTGGCCTGCGAGGCTTCCTTAGCATCAAAAACATCTGTGCCTCATACACCAAGCTGCTCACGGAGCAGCTGGATTCAGATGACACAAAT GAGCTCTGCTCTCTGCCACACCTTTTCCACCCTGGCATGGTGCTCAGATGCATAGTTGCCAAGTTGGACACAACTAAGGGAGGATCCCTCAGCATCCAGCTGTCAGTCAATCCAAAGCTGGTCAACAAGAGTCTCACCTCAAGTTCCCTGAAAGCTGGAATG gtattGAGTGGCTGTGTGGAGAGTGTGGAAGATCATGGCTGCATTATTGACATTGGTGTCAGTGGGACCAAAGCTTTCCTGCCCCAGAAAGccataaaagcaaaacaaatccAACCAAAAg AGCTGAAAGTGGGCCAGTACAAGACTTTTCAAGTAGAGGAAGTAAGGAACAATGGGCGTATGGTCCAGCTTTCTGTGAACCACCCCAGCGTCGCTCAAGCCTGTGCAGAGCTCAGTCAAGGCTGGAACCTCACAAACCTTCTACCAGGTCTTCTGGTCAACGCTACCGTCAAAAAG GTGACCAAACATGGGCTTCTCCTGAGCTTCCTGTCCTCCTTTAGCGGCCAGGTGGACTTTCTGCACATGGAGCCTGAGCAGGGATCCAGATACACGGAGGGACTTCAG GTGCAAGCATGTGTGCTGTATGTGGAGCCGTCCACCCGCCTGGTGGGCATGAGCCTGCGCGGctacctgctccagcctgagacCGGTATCGACTTCTCTCCCGCTGGCGGCGACCGCatcggtgaggtggtgaaagaCTGCAAAATGATGGCCATGCACCACGTTTCCGGAGCGCTGCTGGAGCTTCCAGACAAGACGCCAGTCTTTGTACAC AGGAACCATCTAAAGGAGCTAAACAAGCCGGCCAATGAAAACAAAGTATTTGCGAGGCCTGAGCACATCTGCAGGATCCTGGACTGGAGTCCGATGGAGCAAATTCACTTTGCCACTTTACGGAA GAGCGTGATTGAAAAGCCTTTTTACCGATACCATGACCTTCAGGCCGGCCAGGTGGTGGAG GGGACGGTGTCCGTCCTGCTGAGTCATGGGATGGTGGTGCATCTGTCAAACCACATTAAAGGGCTGGTACCAAGAACACACCTCGCCGACATTGTTCTCAAGAACCCAGAGAAGAAGTATGTGGAGGGCATGAAGGTGAAATGTCGG GTGCTGTCAGTGGATGCACAGAGCAATAGCATGTACCTGAGCAGGAAGAAGGCTCTGGTTGAAAGTTCGCTGCCGCTCTTCCTCAGCTTCACGGATGCTcgtcctggccgcgtgtcccaCGGCTACATCGTGTGCATCAAAGGCTTTGGCTGCATTGTTCGATTTTACAACGATGTCAAGGGCCTGGTTCCGCTCAGTGAGCTCAGCTCTGAGCCGGTCGTCAACCCCGAGGAGGTCTTTTATGTTGGTCAG gttttaaaggctAAAGTTCTCCAGTGTGATCCTGtgaaggagaagctgctgctgtcaTTTAAGGCAGCAGCAGAGGGAGACACAGAGGAAGATCCTAAAACTCAGTTTGACTGTGAAGTAGGAAAG AGGCTGGAAGCGAAGTTGGTGAAAAAGTCAGTCAACGCTCTGGAAGTGGCCATCCTCCCTGATGAGGTCCATGCAGTCTTGCCCATAATGCACCTGTCTGATCAGGCGTCCAACTGCCATTTGCTGTGTGAGAGCCTGCAGGAAGGAGATATCATCTCCAACCTCGTTTGCTTTAACAGGAGCAAGAAGAATATT ACTCTGACCAAGAAGCCAACAGTGAGATGGTCACTGGAAGATGGAGTTATAGCCAAAGATTTCTCAGAGATCACCGTTGGGATGCAGCTGGTTGGCTGGATCAAGAACATCATGCCCTACGGTGTTTTTGTAGAGTTCCCATGTGGACTTACTGGTCTTGCACCCAAATCG GCCATGGCGGACAGGTTCATCACTGACACCACAACCGCTTTCCAGCTGGGCCAGACGGTCATCGCTAAAGTGACCAACCTGCACGAGGAGAAGCAGCGGTTCCTGGTCACCCTGAAGGTGTCGGAGCTCATCTCTCCAGAGAGAGATGCTCAGACCAGACTCATCAACGGTCTGCAGGAGAGAAAAGCTGTGAATGAAATGTTAGCTGGGAGAG ATAACAATGAACTTCGCCAGGATTTAGCTGCTCTGAATGTCGGTCAGAAGCTGAAGTTGACGGTTGCCTCTGTGAAGGACAGTGGGGCCACATTTAAGTCTGATGACCTGATTGGTGCCACTTTTGTAGCTACGAAGCAACACATCGCAG GTGTTAATCTGACTGCAGGACAAAAAGCTGCCGTGCTCATCCTTCACGTAGATGTCTTATCCGCTTGTGTGCACGTCTCCGTGTCTCCCAAACTGGTTGGGAAGAAGAAGTCT GTGACTGAGGGATTAAAATACACGGCGATGGTACAGTACATAGACAACGAGTTTGCCATCGTCTCGCTGGGTGACACATCCCAGCTGACCGTGATTCAAACCAGCAGCCACCTTAATGACGCCATCCTGCCGGAGGCAGACAGGCTGAAGGTGGGGACGACCTTGGAAGTTGAAGTTTTAGAGCCCAGTCATGACGAGCTGCGAGGGCTCCCCCTGGTGTCGTGGGAACGGAGCGCACCAAGACGCCAACGCACAACCTCAGAAAACCAGACGGGTTCAAAAGGTCACCGCTTTGGGGAAATCCTGAAGGGCACAGTGCGCACAATTAAGCCCGCTTGCATCCAGGTGAAGTTGGAGGATGGAAGCACCGGCAGCGTGCACGTGTCGgaggtggtggaagctgctgacGTGCGCCTGGGATCCTTCCCAACATCCTCAGTAAAAGTGGGCAGCGTGGTCACTGGCAGGGTCATCGGAGGTCGAGAAGTCTCCAGTCATAG ATTTCTGCCTTTCTCGCATCCCAGATTCACCTACACCATTCCTGAGCTCACACTTATACCCAG CAAACTGGATAAGTCTGTCGATTTAAAATCTGTTGGAGCAGAAGAAAAACTAAGTAGCTATATGGTCGGGGAGGAAGTTACATGCTTTGTATCAAAG TTTAAATCGGACAGGAAATGTTTGGAGCTCACCTTCGACCCTTGTGTCACAGGCACAGTTGACCTGCTCGCCATGATCACGGATCCTAAA GACGCCAGCCACCCAGAGAAACTGTACAAGCTGGGCCAGGCAGTCCGGGCCAAAGTGGTGGAAGTGAGAGCCAAACCTCATCGCTTCGTGCTCTCGCTTACAG GTGTCCATCAGCTGGAGAAAGGGAGCACTACGTTGGGAATCGTGATCAATATTCTGCCACAAACTGGCCTCTTGGTTAAACTTCCCTTTGGTGGCATGGGTACCGTTTCTGTCACGGACCTCGCTGACGCCTACAGGCCAAACCCGCTGGAAATATACAGCAAAGATCAACTTATCAG GTGTTACCTCCTCGATGAAAGAAATGGAAAGTGGCAGTTGTCTCTGCGTCCATCCAG GCTGAATCCAGAGCAGGCCAAGCCAGTAAAGGACGCAGAAGTGGTTTCTTTAGACAAACTGGAGGTGGGACAGATCATCAGAGGCTTCGTCAAGTCTGTGGGGGAGCAGGGCATCTTCATCAG GTTGGCACGAAACATCACAGGAAGATCCCAACTTCAGCAGTCCACCAGGTTCTTTGTGAGCAACCAGAAAGTCCTTTCAGAGCACCTGCCTCCCAACACTCTCCTCACCACCAAAATCCTCAG TATTGACAAAAAGGAGGAGTTTGTCGACCTCTCTCTGCTCCCCGAGGACACCGGGAAGCCAGACATCCTCCCAGAATCCCTCGGCCTGCCACTGCGTCTCATgggagaggagaaaaagaagcatGACATGAAAATGAGCAGGAAACGTTTGCTGTCTGGGAGTGAGCAG AAACTACCAGAGTCCCAGGCTGTgaataaaaagagaaagaaggaaaaaaagaaggcaagAACTGATGGCAATGACAGCGGGGTGGAGGTGTacttcagagaagaagaggatgAAGAAACTGGAGAAAAAGCAGATCCTGGAAAA GTGATCCCAAGCTCATCGGGTGTAAGCAGACTCCAGGTTCCTGCTGGTTTCTCCTGGGACGTAGGGCTCAGCTCGCTGAAGCCGACTGCAACACAGGACGAGGACTCCAGTGATGCTGAAGAGCAAGAAGCCGGGGCCAAG CATCAGAAGAAGTCTCGCTATGAGCTGGAGCAGGAGAAGAAGGCAGCGGAGAAGGCTCTGGTGCAGCGGGAAGCTGAGCTGATGGATCCCAGCCTGCGGCCCCAGGACGCTGCTGCGTTCGAGCGTCTGCTCCTGTCCTCGCCCAACAGCTCGCTGCTTTGGCTCCAGTTCATGGCCCATCACCTGCAGGCCACTCAGATCGAGCAGGCGCGCGCCGTGGCCGAGAGAGCCCTAAAAACTATCTCCTTCAG GGAAGAGCAGGAGAAGCTGAACGTGTGGGTGGCCCTGCTGAACCTGGAGAACATGTACGGAACAGCAGAGAGTCTCAAAAAAGTGTTTGAGCGAGCGGTGATGTTCTGCGAGCCAATGCCGGTACACCAGCAGCTGGCCAACATCTACGCCAGTTCCAACAAAATCAAG GAGGCGGAGGGCCTCTACAAGACGATGTTGAAGCGTTTCCGTCAGCACAAGGCGGTGTGGGTGAGCTACGGGACCTTCCTGCTCCAGCAGGGTCAGAGCGACGCTGCCAGTGTTCTCCTCCAGAGGGCGCTGAAGAGTCTTCCCGCCAAAGAAA GTGTGGATGTGATCGCCAAGTTTGCTCAGCTGGAGTTTCGTTACGGAGATGCAGAGAGAGGTCGCAGCATGTTTGACAAAGTTCTGACGAGTTACCCGAAACGAACAGATCTGTGGTCTGTTTTCATTGACCTTATGGTCAAATATGGATCACAGACGGATGTCAG GGCTCTCTTCGATCGAGTGATTCACCTCAGTGTTTCCGTGAAGAAGATCAAGTTCTTCTTCAAGCGCTACCTGGAGTACGAGAAAAAGCACGGCACTCCTCAGAGCATACAAACAGTCAAAGAAAAGGCCATGGAGTTTGTGGAGGCTAAAGGCACAGAGGTTTCTAAGTAA
- the pdcd11 gene encoding protein RRP5 homolog isoform X1: MASIEEDFPRGGAARKPTESKIVVEKTQVDNLFQSNEQTEPKKRKEFTKDDSKKLKKQKTDGDKRGELTLNAAAKCVEILHIKNVKEGMLMLGCVKEVTDFEVTVGLPCGLRGFLSIKNICASYTKLLTEQLDSDDTNELCSLPHLFHPGMVLRCIVAKLDTTKGGSLSIQLSVNPKLVNKSLTSSSLKAGMVLSGCVESVEDHGCIIDIGVSGTKAFLPQKAIKAKQIQPKELKVGQYKTFQVEEVRNNGRMVQLSVNHPSVAQACAELSQGWNLTNLLPGLLVNATVKKVTKHGLLLSFLSSFSGQVDFLHMEPEQGSRYTEGLQVQACVLYVEPSTRLVGMSLRGYLLQPETGIDFSPAGGDRIGEVVKDCKMMAMHHVSGALLELPDKTPVFVHRNHLKELNKPANENKVFARPEHICRILDWSPMEQIHFATLRKSVIEKPFYRYHDLQAGQVVEGTVSVLLSHGMVVHLSNHIKGLVPRTHLADIVLKNPEKKYVEGMKVKCRVLSVDAQSNSMYLSRKKALVESSLPLFLSFTDARPGRVSHGYIVCIKGFGCIVRFYNDVKGLVPLSELSSEPVVNPEEVFYVGQVLKAKVLQCDPVKEKLLLSFKAAAEGDTEEDPKTQFDCEVGKRLEAKLVKKSVNALEVAILPDEVHAVLPIMHLSDQASNCHLLCESLQEGDIISNLVCFNRSKKNITLTKKPTVRWSLEDGVIAKDFSEITVGMQLVGWIKNIMPYGVFVEFPCGLTGLAPKSAMADRFITDTTTAFQLGQTVIAKVTNLHEEKQRFLVTLKVSELISPERDAQTRLINGLQERKAVNEMLAGRVLDNNELRQDLAALNVGQKLKLTVASVKDSGATFKSDDLIGATFVATKQHIAGVNLTAGQKAAVLILHVDVLSACVHVSVSPKLVGKKKSVTEGLKYTAMVQYIDNEFAIVSLGDTSQLTVIQTSSHLNDAILPEADRLKVGTTLEVEVLEPSHDELRGLPLVSWERSAPRRQRTTSENQTGSKGHRFGEILKGTVRTIKPACIQVKLEDGSTGSVHVSEVVEAADVRLGSFPTSSVKVGSVVTGRVIGGREVSSHRFLPFSHPRFTYTIPELTLIPSKLDKSVDLKSVGAEEKLSSYMVGEEVTCFVSKFKSDRKCLELTFDPCVTGTVDLLAMITDPKDASHPEKLYKLGQAVRAKVVEVRAKPHRFVLSLTGVHQLEKGSTTLGIVINILPQTGLLVKLPFGGMGTVSVTDLADAYRPNPLEIYSKDQLIRCYLLDERNGKWQLSLRPSRLNPEQAKPVKDAEVVSLDKLEVGQIIRGFVKSVGEQGIFIRLARNITGRSQLQQSTRFFVSNQKVLSEHLPPNTLLTTKILSIDKKEEFVDLSLLPEDTGKPDILPESLGLPLRLMGEEKKKHDMKMSRKRLLSGSEQKLPESQAVNKKRKKEKKKARTDGNDSGVEVYFREEEDEETGEKADPGKVIPSSSGVSRLQVPAGFSWDVGLSSLKPTATQDEDSSDAEEQEAGAKHQKKSRYELEQEKKAAEKALVQREAELMDPSLRPQDAAAFERLLLSSPNSSLLWLQFMAHHLQATQIEQARAVAERALKTISFREEQEKLNVWVALLNLENMYGTAESLKKVFERAVMFCEPMPVHQQLANIYASSNKIKEAEGLYKTMLKRFRQHKAVWVSYGTFLLQQGQSDAASVLLQRALKSLPAKESVDVIAKFAQLEFRYGDAERGRSMFDKVLTSYPKRTDLWSVFIDLMVKYGSQTDVRALFDRVIHLSVSVKKIKFFFKRYLEYEKKHGTPQSIQTVKEKAMEFVEAKGTEVSK, from the exons ATGGCATCAATTGAGGAGGACTTTCCTCGAGGAGGAGCAGCAAGGAAGCCCACTGAGAGTAAAATAGTGgtggagaaaacacaagtggacaacctgtttcag TCGAATGAACAAACTGAAccgaagaaaagaaaggaattcACCAAAGATGACAGCAAAAAACTCAAGAAGCAAAAGACGGATGGCGATAAAAGAGGCGAGCTGACTCTCAACGCAGCAGCTAAATGTGTGGAAATTCTGCACATCAAG AATGTAAAAGAGGGCATGCTGATGCTGGGCTGTGTGAAGGAGGTGACAGACTTTGAGGTGACGGTCGGCCTGCCTTGTGGCCTGCGAGGCTTCCTTAGCATCAAAAACATCTGTGCCTCATACACCAAGCTGCTCACGGAGCAGCTGGATTCAGATGACACAAAT GAGCTCTGCTCTCTGCCACACCTTTTCCACCCTGGCATGGTGCTCAGATGCATAGTTGCCAAGTTGGACACAACTAAGGGAGGATCCCTCAGCATCCAGCTGTCAGTCAATCCAAAGCTGGTCAACAAGAGTCTCACCTCAAGTTCCCTGAAAGCTGGAATG gtattGAGTGGCTGTGTGGAGAGTGTGGAAGATCATGGCTGCATTATTGACATTGGTGTCAGTGGGACCAAAGCTTTCCTGCCCCAGAAAGccataaaagcaaaacaaatccAACCAAAAg AGCTGAAAGTGGGCCAGTACAAGACTTTTCAAGTAGAGGAAGTAAGGAACAATGGGCGTATGGTCCAGCTTTCTGTGAACCACCCCAGCGTCGCTCAAGCCTGTGCAGAGCTCAGTCAAGGCTGGAACCTCACAAACCTTCTACCAGGTCTTCTGGTCAACGCTACCGTCAAAAAG GTGACCAAACATGGGCTTCTCCTGAGCTTCCTGTCCTCCTTTAGCGGCCAGGTGGACTTTCTGCACATGGAGCCTGAGCAGGGATCCAGATACACGGAGGGACTTCAG GTGCAAGCATGTGTGCTGTATGTGGAGCCGTCCACCCGCCTGGTGGGCATGAGCCTGCGCGGctacctgctccagcctgagacCGGTATCGACTTCTCTCCCGCTGGCGGCGACCGCatcggtgaggtggtgaaagaCTGCAAAATGATGGCCATGCACCACGTTTCCGGAGCGCTGCTGGAGCTTCCAGACAAGACGCCAGTCTTTGTACAC AGGAACCATCTAAAGGAGCTAAACAAGCCGGCCAATGAAAACAAAGTATTTGCGAGGCCTGAGCACATCTGCAGGATCCTGGACTGGAGTCCGATGGAGCAAATTCACTTTGCCACTTTACGGAA GAGCGTGATTGAAAAGCCTTTTTACCGATACCATGACCTTCAGGCCGGCCAGGTGGTGGAG GGGACGGTGTCCGTCCTGCTGAGTCATGGGATGGTGGTGCATCTGTCAAACCACATTAAAGGGCTGGTACCAAGAACACACCTCGCCGACATTGTTCTCAAGAACCCAGAGAAGAAGTATGTGGAGGGCATGAAGGTGAAATGTCGG GTGCTGTCAGTGGATGCACAGAGCAATAGCATGTACCTGAGCAGGAAGAAGGCTCTGGTTGAAAGTTCGCTGCCGCTCTTCCTCAGCTTCACGGATGCTcgtcctggccgcgtgtcccaCGGCTACATCGTGTGCATCAAAGGCTTTGGCTGCATTGTTCGATTTTACAACGATGTCAAGGGCCTGGTTCCGCTCAGTGAGCTCAGCTCTGAGCCGGTCGTCAACCCCGAGGAGGTCTTTTATGTTGGTCAG gttttaaaggctAAAGTTCTCCAGTGTGATCCTGtgaaggagaagctgctgctgtcaTTTAAGGCAGCAGCAGAGGGAGACACAGAGGAAGATCCTAAAACTCAGTTTGACTGTGAAGTAGGAAAG AGGCTGGAAGCGAAGTTGGTGAAAAAGTCAGTCAACGCTCTGGAAGTGGCCATCCTCCCTGATGAGGTCCATGCAGTCTTGCCCATAATGCACCTGTCTGATCAGGCGTCCAACTGCCATTTGCTGTGTGAGAGCCTGCAGGAAGGAGATATCATCTCCAACCTCGTTTGCTTTAACAGGAGCAAGAAGAATATT ACTCTGACCAAGAAGCCAACAGTGAGATGGTCACTGGAAGATGGAGTTATAGCCAAAGATTTCTCAGAGATCACCGTTGGGATGCAGCTGGTTGGCTGGATCAAGAACATCATGCCCTACGGTGTTTTTGTAGAGTTCCCATGTGGACTTACTGGTCTTGCACCCAAATCG GCCATGGCGGACAGGTTCATCACTGACACCACAACCGCTTTCCAGCTGGGCCAGACGGTCATCGCTAAAGTGACCAACCTGCACGAGGAGAAGCAGCGGTTCCTGGTCACCCTGAAGGTGTCGGAGCTCATCTCTCCAGAGAGAGATGCTCAGACCAGACTCATCAACGGTCTGCAGGAGAGAAAAGCTGTGAATGAAATGTTAGCTGGGAGAG ttcTAGATAACAATGAACTTCGCCAGGATTTAGCTGCTCTGAATGTCGGTCAGAAGCTGAAGTTGACGGTTGCCTCTGTGAAGGACAGTGGGGCCACATTTAAGTCTGATGACCTGATTGGTGCCACTTTTGTAGCTACGAAGCAACACATCGCAG GTGTTAATCTGACTGCAGGACAAAAAGCTGCCGTGCTCATCCTTCACGTAGATGTCTTATCCGCTTGTGTGCACGTCTCCGTGTCTCCCAAACTGGTTGGGAAGAAGAAGTCT GTGACTGAGGGATTAAAATACACGGCGATGGTACAGTACATAGACAACGAGTTTGCCATCGTCTCGCTGGGTGACACATCCCAGCTGACCGTGATTCAAACCAGCAGCCACCTTAATGACGCCATCCTGCCGGAGGCAGACAGGCTGAAGGTGGGGACGACCTTGGAAGTTGAAGTTTTAGAGCCCAGTCATGACGAGCTGCGAGGGCTCCCCCTGGTGTCGTGGGAACGGAGCGCACCAAGACGCCAACGCACAACCTCAGAAAACCAGACGGGTTCAAAAGGTCACCGCTTTGGGGAAATCCTGAAGGGCACAGTGCGCACAATTAAGCCCGCTTGCATCCAGGTGAAGTTGGAGGATGGAAGCACCGGCAGCGTGCACGTGTCGgaggtggtggaagctgctgacGTGCGCCTGGGATCCTTCCCAACATCCTCAGTAAAAGTGGGCAGCGTGGTCACTGGCAGGGTCATCGGAGGTCGAGAAGTCTCCAGTCATAG ATTTCTGCCTTTCTCGCATCCCAGATTCACCTACACCATTCCTGAGCTCACACTTATACCCAG CAAACTGGATAAGTCTGTCGATTTAAAATCTGTTGGAGCAGAAGAAAAACTAAGTAGCTATATGGTCGGGGAGGAAGTTACATGCTTTGTATCAAAG TTTAAATCGGACAGGAAATGTTTGGAGCTCACCTTCGACCCTTGTGTCACAGGCACAGTTGACCTGCTCGCCATGATCACGGATCCTAAA GACGCCAGCCACCCAGAGAAACTGTACAAGCTGGGCCAGGCAGTCCGGGCCAAAGTGGTGGAAGTGAGAGCCAAACCTCATCGCTTCGTGCTCTCGCTTACAG GTGTCCATCAGCTGGAGAAAGGGAGCACTACGTTGGGAATCGTGATCAATATTCTGCCACAAACTGGCCTCTTGGTTAAACTTCCCTTTGGTGGCATGGGTACCGTTTCTGTCACGGACCTCGCTGACGCCTACAGGCCAAACCCGCTGGAAATATACAGCAAAGATCAACTTATCAG GTGTTACCTCCTCGATGAAAGAAATGGAAAGTGGCAGTTGTCTCTGCGTCCATCCAG GCTGAATCCAGAGCAGGCCAAGCCAGTAAAGGACGCAGAAGTGGTTTCTTTAGACAAACTGGAGGTGGGACAGATCATCAGAGGCTTCGTCAAGTCTGTGGGGGAGCAGGGCATCTTCATCAG GTTGGCACGAAACATCACAGGAAGATCCCAACTTCAGCAGTCCACCAGGTTCTTTGTGAGCAACCAGAAAGTCCTTTCAGAGCACCTGCCTCCCAACACTCTCCTCACCACCAAAATCCTCAG TATTGACAAAAAGGAGGAGTTTGTCGACCTCTCTCTGCTCCCCGAGGACACCGGGAAGCCAGACATCCTCCCAGAATCCCTCGGCCTGCCACTGCGTCTCATgggagaggagaaaaagaagcatGACATGAAAATGAGCAGGAAACGTTTGCTGTCTGGGAGTGAGCAG AAACTACCAGAGTCCCAGGCTGTgaataaaaagagaaagaaggaaaaaaagaaggcaagAACTGATGGCAATGACAGCGGGGTGGAGGTGTacttcagagaagaagaggatgAAGAAACTGGAGAAAAAGCAGATCCTGGAAAA GTGATCCCAAGCTCATCGGGTGTAAGCAGACTCCAGGTTCCTGCTGGTTTCTCCTGGGACGTAGGGCTCAGCTCGCTGAAGCCGACTGCAACACAGGACGAGGACTCCAGTGATGCTGAAGAGCAAGAAGCCGGGGCCAAG CATCAGAAGAAGTCTCGCTATGAGCTGGAGCAGGAGAAGAAGGCAGCGGAGAAGGCTCTGGTGCAGCGGGAAGCTGAGCTGATGGATCCCAGCCTGCGGCCCCAGGACGCTGCTGCGTTCGAGCGTCTGCTCCTGTCCTCGCCCAACAGCTCGCTGCTTTGGCTCCAGTTCATGGCCCATCACCTGCAGGCCACTCAGATCGAGCAGGCGCGCGCCGTGGCCGAGAGAGCCCTAAAAACTATCTCCTTCAG GGAAGAGCAGGAGAAGCTGAACGTGTGGGTGGCCCTGCTGAACCTGGAGAACATGTACGGAACAGCAGAGAGTCTCAAAAAAGTGTTTGAGCGAGCGGTGATGTTCTGCGAGCCAATGCCGGTACACCAGCAGCTGGCCAACATCTACGCCAGTTCCAACAAAATCAAG GAGGCGGAGGGCCTCTACAAGACGATGTTGAAGCGTTTCCGTCAGCACAAGGCGGTGTGGGTGAGCTACGGGACCTTCCTGCTCCAGCAGGGTCAGAGCGACGCTGCCAGTGTTCTCCTCCAGAGGGCGCTGAAGAGTCTTCCCGCCAAAGAAA GTGTGGATGTGATCGCCAAGTTTGCTCAGCTGGAGTTTCGTTACGGAGATGCAGAGAGAGGTCGCAGCATGTTTGACAAAGTTCTGACGAGTTACCCGAAACGAACAGATCTGTGGTCTGTTTTCATTGACCTTATGGTCAAATATGGATCACAGACGGATGTCAG GGCTCTCTTCGATCGAGTGATTCACCTCAGTGTTTCCGTGAAGAAGATCAAGTTCTTCTTCAAGCGCTACCTGGAGTACGAGAAAAAGCACGGCACTCCTCAGAGCATACAAACAGTCAAAGAAAAGGCCATGGAGTTTGTGGAGGCTAAAGGCACAGAGGTTTCTAAGTAA